A region of the Syntrophales bacterium genome:
AACTGCGGCCCGATTTCAGGAAAGCGCGTGTATGAAAATTGCCGAAAAGGATTTTTCCGAGAATCATGTCCAGCTGGACAAGGAAGACAACACGAAAAATAATCAGGATAGGTCATTTTACTCAATTTATGTCCTTCACGGAACCAGGGAAGCCCAAGCTTTCCAGTCGGCGAATCAAGATATTCTATACAGGGGTTCACTCATACCAGGCAATATGCGCTACCAGGAATGGCAGGTCTTTTCTTATAACGTAATTCGTGACCTAAGAAAAAAACTCGATATCGATTTCCGTTTCCACGGTGTTCGGCACAGTTACGCCCATGAAAGCTATGCGAAAAAGTGGCAGGAAAAAACAGGTGTCAAAATTGAATGTCCGGTAGCAGAACAAATATTCGGTCGAAATCACATCCAGAGTATAGCAGATCGCGCCGGCTTGAACATCGAGAAAGCCCGGGAAATAGACAAGGAAATCCGGCTGATGGTGAGTGAGGAACTCGGACATCACCGGTCAGACAGCACATTTTTTTATTTAGGGAAGTAATCTACAGCAGCAAGTGGTGAAATTATATCTTGAACTTGACTTTAGAACATAGTATTCCTCCCGAAAGAAAGGGGGATTTGTGTATGATTGGGGGGATATACAGCGGCCAGAAATGCCTGGTGTGTGGAGGTAGTTTTAAAGACAACCACAAAGATGGATTGGTGTGTTCTAAGCACCCGGAGCACAGAGCAACAAGATTTATCGTGAAATTCAATAAAACGTGGAAACGATTTAAGTCATATGAGACCGCAAACCGTTTTTTGACGGGACTTCGGTTTAAATGTGATGAAGGGACTTATGATGAGAGGGACTACAAAAAAGACAATCCTTTGGGGCTTGATGTTTTGTTAGAAAAGTGGCTTGAGTTGAAGGAGAAAACTGTTAAGCCGGGGTCATACCGGAACCTGACGAATTATGCAGGTAGAGCTATTGCTTTTTTTGGAAGCAGGAATGTAAAGGAGATAGGTTTTGCGGAGCTTGAGGATTTTCTTTTCTCTCAAAAAGTATCAGATAAGACAAGGGCAAACATCAAGTCGGCTATGCACGATTTCTGGACATGGTTACGAAAGCGACGGATTATTGCACTTGCACAGTTTCCGGAATTTCCGGAATGTTCCTTTGAGTTGGGGTTCAGAAAAACGATATCGAAAGAAGAACAAACCGCCATACTTGATGAGGTATACCGGATCTCATATCATATCAATCCTAAAATTTATCTCGGAATCAAGTGGCTGTGTACTTACATTTCGATCCGACCGGGGGAGATGATCTCCCTAAAAGAGGGGAACATTGACGTTAGCAACGGGTACTTGACTTTTCCCTATCCCAAGGAAAAAAAGCCTAAGACAGTACCGATTTTAGAGGAGGATGTTGAGATTTTGCGGGGTTTTCCAGCAGGTGTACCGGCACTTCCATTTTTCCGGCACGTAAAGGGAATTAGCGGTGTCCGGGAGGGACAGCCGTTCGGAGAGAAATATTTTTACAAATGGTGGGTTAAGGCGTGTCAGAATTTAGGAATTGAAGGGGTAGATTTATACGGTGGAACCCGCCATAGTTCGGCTAAGGCACTGAGGCATTATTGTTCCCCGGAGGAGATAAAAAGGGCAACCATGCATGTCACCAACAAAGCCTTCGAGCGGTATTTTCAGATTGAGTCGGATGATCTTCGGGAGATTTATAGTAAAACAAAAACTGCAACCGTAATGCAACCAGAAAAGTTGCAGGCGAAAAAAGATAACTTATTGAAACTTAAGGGCTAACTTGGTGGAGGCGGCGGGAGTCGAACCCGCGTCCGAAAATATTCCACTGCAGCTTCTACATACATATCCTCTGTTTTAAATTCGCACCTGAAATCTCCCAGAGGCAGGATTTCTCAGGTACTATCCTGTTTAGTTTTCGCCTTTCTCACCCCAGGAAGATGAGATCGGTTATCCTACCTAAATGACGCCCTCATCTGATCCGATAGGAGAAATCAGGAGAACGTTAGCCGTCTTAAGCGGCTAAAGCGTAATCGTAATTATCTGCGTTTACGTTTTTCCTACCTGTTTAACGAGGCCGATAGGAACCTCGGTATGCCACTACAGCTTCAGTTATCCCCGTCGAAACCGTGACGCCCCCATATTTTTAAAGAGCAAATTTATATATATTATGATGACTTTTCGACTTCAAGTCAAGCTCGAAAATAATCCCCAAAATAGACATTGAAAATAAAGACAGTCCTCCCCATCCCGAGAGCTTTGCATAATACCAATATTGTCATTGCGAGCGAAGCGAAGCAATCTCATAACATATTGATAATTCATAAGATTGCCGCGGCACTTCGTGCCTCGCAATGACCAAAATTGCAGTTTTGCAAAGGTCTCATCCCGTAGGACAGCCGTCTCGGCTGTCTACGGTGATTCACTATTATGGACAGGCGGGACGCCTATCCTACTGTGTTGGAAGGGTCAATGTCTATTTTGAAAATGATTTACGTTTTGTGGGAATTAATAATTGCAGCAATTTTCTTTTATCCCACCCCTGCGCGTAACTCAATGCTCGGAAACTTTATATTCCTTATACACCTCGGTATCCGCCCGGTGGGCAGAAAGATCAGCGGCAACGGTATCGAGTTTTTCTTCGATGGCACTAACTTTTGCTTCGATAGTACCGACTTTTTCTTCGATAGTGACGACTTTTTCTTCGACGACACTGACTCTTTCTTCGATGACACCGACTTTTACTTCAATGGCACTGACTATTACTGCAATGGCACTGACTCTTTCTTCGATGGCATCGATTTTGGTTTCAAGAACATCGACCTTGACCTCAAGCCTGTCAAGTCTGCGCTCAATACTGTCAAGCCGTGTTCCCATTCCATCTACTTTTTCAACTAACGCCTGCTGACCTTCGACCACCAGATCAAGCTTGTGCTTAAAACTTTCAACCAGAACACCTGTGTGGTGCTTAAACATCCCTTCAATTTTTTTTAAGTCTTTTTCGTCCATAACAAGCTCCTGCGGGCAAAGTAAAATTGATATATTTCCTGTGGATTGTGAAGCTCCCCGCCCACAGGGCGGGGCGGCTTCCCGGTAAGGAACATGTTTGTTTTATATTGCGCCCCTTACCCCGCCTACAAGGCGGGGCTTGCGGGTGCGCTTCCGGTCAAGGATTATCAGTAAAATAATATTCCTTATACCACTCCACAAATTTCTTGATGCCTTCTTTTATCGGGGTTTTCGGTTTGAAGCCCACGTCTTTCATTAAATCGTCCACGTCGGCATAGGTTGCCGGCACATCTCCGGGTTGCATGGGAAGAAAGTTTTTCTGAGCCGTTTTGCCGAGGCGCTCTTCCAGCAGATTGATAAATTCCATCAATTGTACGGGGTTGTTGTTGCCTATGTTATAGAGTTTATAAGGGGCGAAGCTTGTGCCGGGGTCAGGCTCATCTCCGTTCCAGCAAGGATCCGGCTGCGGAATCTTGTCAATTATCCTGACAACGCCTTCTATAATGTCATCTATGTAAGTAAAATCCCTTTTCATTTCGCCATGGTTGAACACATCTATCGGTTTCCCTTCCAGGACAGCCTTAGTGAACAAAAACATGGCCATGTCGGGTCTTCCCCAGGGGCCGTATACGGTGAAGAACCTGAGTCCAGTACACGGAATATTGTAAAGGCTTGCATAGGCATGTGCCATCAGTTCGTTTGCCTTTTTAGTTGCGGCATAGAGGCTGATTGGGTGATCAACGTTATGATGAATCGAGAAGGGCATACTGGTGTTTGCACCGTAGACGGAACTCGACGAGGCAAAAACAAGATGTTTGACTTTATTGTGCCTGCACCCTTCAAGGATATTTGTGAAACCGACGAGATTGCTGTCGACATACGCGTGGGGATTTTCCAGGGAATAACGAACTCCTGCCTGAGCGGCTAAATGGACGACATAGTCTGGTGTATCTGGTGCGTTTGGTTGATTGGTGGCATGGACAAATTTATTTGTCCGTGTCGTTTTTACTTGTTTTTGCACGGACAAACCGAGTTTGTCCATGTCACCCCTTTCTGTTTTGTCTGGTGTGTTTGGGTGGAAAAGTCTTTCCATGTCCTGCCGGTTGGCTATATCCATTTTAGAGAAATGAAAGTTCGTGTATGTTTCGAGAATGGCAAGGCGTGCTTTTTTCAGGTTGACATCGTAGTAACTGTTCAGGTTGTCGATGCCGACGACGGTATCGCCACTATTTAATAGCCTTTTAGCTAAATGGAACCCGATAAAGCCGGCGGCGCCTGTGACTAAGATTTTTCTCATAGAATCCTTACAAATTCCCAAAAATATTCTAAATGGTCATTCCCGCGAAGGCGGGAATCCAGAAATATGTTTAAATTATTTCGTAATATAAATCTCTCCATTCAGAATTCATTTCTTCAATAAGCCTCAGCTTCCATCTCCTGTTCCATTTCTTTGTCTGCTTTTCTCTTAGAATTGCTTCCCGTATGTCGTTATATACCTCATAATACACAAGAGTATGGACATTATGTTTTTTTGTGAATCCATCTATGA
Encoded here:
- a CDS encoding NAD-dependent epimerase, producing MRKILVTGAAGFIGFHLAKRLLNSGDTVVGIDNLNSYYDVNLKKARLAILETYTNFHFSKMDIANRQDMERLFHPNTPDKTERGDMDKLGLSVQKQVKTTRTNKFVHATNQPNAPDTPDYVVHLAAQAGVRYSLENPHAYVDSNLVGFTNILEGCRHNKVKHLVFASSSSVYGANTSMPFSIHHNVDHPISLYAATKKANELMAHAYASLYNIPCTGLRFFTVYGPWGRPDMAMFLFTKAVLEGKPIDVFNHGEMKRDFTYIDDIIEGVVRIIDKIPQPDPCWNGDEPDPGTSFAPYKLYNIGNNNPVQLMEFINLLEERLGKTAQKNFLPMQPGDVPATYADVDDLMKDVGFKPKTPIKEGIKKFVEWYKEYYFTDNP
- a CDS encoding GIY-YIG nuclease family protein; this translates as MKQYYIYILASRKNGTLYVGVTSDLLKRIYAHKQNLIDGFTKKHNVHTLVYYEVYNDIREAILREKQTKKWNRRWKLRLIEEMNSEWRDLYYEII